A single Vidua chalybeata isolate OUT-0048 chromosome 20, bVidCha1 merged haplotype, whole genome shotgun sequence DNA region contains:
- the MIS12 gene encoding protein MIS12 homolog, translating to MSGPAASGNAGEPCETGPPLAARPPQSPAAMSVDPMAYETQFFGFTPQTCMLRIYIAFQDYLFETMLVVEGVILKKLDDIPGCKISSSQIRKCTEKFLLFMKEHFDKLFAKMEEVLLQLVLNIPKNVLLPEDRVQEQYPCSKEEFQALQDELQQLRQQYRAEVALEQALLVELEEQKIVKAELEKTLQCFDELDNICREHGAGNFKESFAFLTQSCKKLQDVLKDVEEKSKKVKQHDQLM from the coding sequence ATGAGCGGCCCCGCTGCCTCGGGGAACGCCGGGGAGCCCTGTGAGACGGGCCCTCCCCTCGCGGCCCGGCCGCCCCAGTCCCCCGCCGCCATGTCGGTGGATCCCATGGCCTACGAGACGCAATTCTTCGGGTTCACGCCGCAGACGTGCATGCTGCGCATCTACATCGCCTTCCAGGACTACCTCTTCGAAACGATGCTGGTGGTGGAGGGCGTGATACTGAAGAAGCTGGACGATATTCCCGGCTGCAAAATCAGCTCTTCCCAGATCCGGAAATGCACCGAGAAATTCCTGCTCTTCATGAAGGAGCACTTCGATAAACTGTTCGCTAAAATGGaagaagtgctgctgcagctggtgctgaaCATCCCTAAGAAcgtgctgctgccagaggacaggGTGCAGGAGCAGTATCCCTGCAGCAAGGAGGAATTCCAGGCGCTGCAggatgagctgcagcagctgcggCAGCAGTACAGGGCAGAGGTGGCCTTGGAGCAGGCGCTGCTAGtagagctggaggagcagaagaTTGTCAAGGCCGAGCTGGAGAAGACTTTGCAGTGCTTTGATGAGCTGGATAACATCTGCAGGGAGCACGGGGCCGGCAACTTCAAGGAAAGCTTTGCCTTCCTGACACAGAGCTGTAAGAAATTGCAGGATGTGCTGAAAGACGTCGAGGAGAAGAGCAAAAAAGTGAAGCAGCATGATCAGTTGATGTAA